A region of Rhodopirellula bahusiensis DNA encodes the following proteins:
- a CDS encoding arylsulfatase, with translation MNFRNVRRLVCLMAVACLGVACNPLQASERPNFLVILADDLGFSDPGCYGGEIETPNLDALAAGGLRYTQFYNTARCWPTRAAVMTGYYPQQVRRDSMPGATRQYGGGGKRPEWAQTLAEYLRPAGYRTYHSGKWHIDGKPTDNGFDLSDEATRSPGFFDSIRKKNRDPQFYRTTATAQHAIDCLQEHAEEHSDQPFFHFLAFHAPHFPLHALPEDIERYRDRYIAGWEALRKERKQRQRELGLNVGSLSPIEQEVGPPYAFPDQIEVLGEGEVTRPLPWEELTEEQQQFQATKMAIHAAMVDRMDQEIGRVLAELKEMDQFENTWICFLSDNGASAEIMVRGEGHDPSASPGSAATYLCLGPGFSSAANTPFRRHKTWVHEGGTSTPFIVHWPEGIRAENELRTNLGHAIDIAPTVLDLARVELDETGGLPMSGRSLKPSFDDSDASIHDELWFYHEGNWALRQGDWKIIHSNISRPFPWLRSATAANESKENGDWQLYDLASDRAEQNDLADKHPERVQQMADRWWELRDQFLRDSMDDSHRSRRAN, from the coding sequence ATGAACTTTCGAAACGTGCGACGTCTAGTTTGCTTGATGGCAGTCGCCTGTCTGGGCGTGGCTTGCAATCCCTTGCAGGCATCCGAACGACCAAACTTCCTTGTCATTCTCGCTGACGACCTTGGGTTTTCGGATCCCGGATGCTACGGCGGTGAAATCGAGACTCCCAACCTGGATGCACTGGCGGCGGGCGGCTTGCGGTACACGCAGTTCTACAACACGGCGAGATGCTGGCCGACACGAGCGGCGGTGATGACAGGCTACTACCCTCAACAAGTGCGTCGCGACAGCATGCCTGGTGCGACGCGGCAATATGGCGGCGGCGGGAAACGTCCCGAGTGGGCTCAGACGTTGGCCGAATACCTTCGTCCGGCCGGGTATCGCACCTATCACTCGGGCAAATGGCACATCGACGGCAAACCAACCGACAACGGATTTGATCTCTCCGACGAAGCCACCCGAAGCCCGGGGTTCTTTGACTCGATCCGCAAGAAGAATCGCGATCCGCAGTTCTACCGGACGACCGCGACCGCTCAGCATGCGATCGATTGTTTGCAGGAACACGCGGAAGAACATTCCGACCAGCCGTTCTTTCACTTCCTCGCATTTCATGCCCCTCACTTCCCGCTGCATGCGTTGCCGGAAGACATCGAGCGTTATCGCGACCGCTACATCGCAGGTTGGGAAGCATTGCGGAAAGAACGCAAGCAACGACAGCGTGAACTGGGCCTGAACGTTGGGTCTCTGTCTCCGATCGAGCAAGAAGTTGGTCCGCCCTATGCCTTTCCCGACCAAATCGAAGTGCTCGGCGAAGGAGAGGTCACTCGCCCGTTGCCATGGGAGGAACTGACCGAAGAACAACAACAATTCCAGGCAACCAAGATGGCGATTCACGCGGCGATGGTGGACCGCATGGATCAAGAGATCGGGCGTGTGCTCGCCGAGCTCAAAGAAATGGACCAGTTCGAAAACACTTGGATCTGTTTCCTGTCCGACAACGGTGCGAGCGCGGAGATCATGGTCCGAGGCGAAGGACACGATCCTTCCGCGTCACCCGGATCGGCCGCGACCTATCTGTGCTTGGGGCCTGGGTTCAGCAGCGCCGCCAACACCCCGTTTCGTCGGCACAAAACATGGGTGCACGAAGGCGGCACGTCCACGCCGTTCATCGTTCATTGGCCCGAGGGAATCCGTGCGGAGAACGAGTTGCGGACCAACCTCGGACACGCAATCGACATAGCGCCGACCGTATTGGATCTCGCCCGAGTCGAGCTGGACGAGACCGGTGGCCTACCGATGAGCGGTCGAAGTTTGAAGCCGTCCTTTGACGATAGCGATGCGTCAATTCACGACGAATTGTGGTTCTATCACGAAGGCAACTGGGCACTGCGGCAGGGTGATTGGAAGATCATTCATTCCAATATCTCTCGCCCCTTTCCCTGGTTGCGTTCCGCAACCGCGGCCAATGAGTCAAAAGAAAATGGTGACTGGCAACTCTATGACTTGGCCAGCGACCGAGCCGAACAAAACGACTTGGCGGACAAGCATCCTGAACGAGTGCAGCAGATGGCGGATCGCTGGTGGGAACTGCGCGATCAGTTTTTGCGAGATTCGATGGACGACTCGCACCGATCGAGGCGAGCCAACTGA